In Gimesia benthica, a single window of DNA contains:
- a CDS encoding hemerythrin domain-containing protein, with protein sequence MNNRKMMSEEGNTKKKDPHEHLQYLLDEHEQLLAHMKDLNRWWTELDEHGLPKFGEMGTRVAGFRDLLAKHFEDEEQEGYFKPLMDEEPGFCIMVPDFQKKHAVTLSRFDDFIDRLKQSQPPFKNWSEAMREFDSLMSDIREHENREIRLVQEAFEKSAGD encoded by the coding sequence ATGAATAATCGCAAAATGATGTCTGAAGAAGGAAACACCAAAAAGAAAGATCCCCATGAACACCTGCAATATCTGCTCGATGAGCATGAACAGCTTCTGGCTCACATGAAGGATCTCAATCGCTGGTGGACGGAACTGGATGAGCATGGCTTACCCAAATTTGGTGAAATGGGAACGCGTGTTGCCGGTTTTCGTGATTTACTGGCGAAGCATTTTGAGGACGAAGAGCAGGAAGGCTACTTCAAACCGTTGATGGATGAAGAGCCCGGCTTCTGCATCATGGTTCCCGATTTTCAGAAGAAGCATGCAGTGACCCTGTCACGCTTTGACGATTTTATTGATCGGCTCAAGCAGTCTCAGCCTCCCTTTAAAAACTGGAGCGAGGCCATGCGGGAGTTTGATAGTCTGATGTCGGACATTCGCGAACATGAGAATCGGGAAATCAGGCTCGTTCAGGAAGCCTTCGAGAAATCAGCCGGTGATTAA